From Agrobacterium vitis:
CGTATTGCCGTTGGTGAAATACCAATCCGACACGCGAGCCGCCATGTCGCGTGCAGCGCGTGAGGAGCCGCCCTGGAAGACCTGTGGAACGCCGCCTTCCGGCTTCGGTTTCATGGAGTAATCATTGAAGCGATAGAAATCGCCGCGTAGATTATAGGTGTCCTCGGTCCAGATGCCGCGAATGGCCCGGATGAATTCTTCTGAGCGGCGGTAACGTTCGTCATGGTCCAGCCACGGTTCGCCAATCGAAGCAAATTCACCCCGGAACCAGCCGGAGACGATGTTCACATCGACGCGCCCGTTGGTGAGGTGACTGATTGTGGCAATCTGTTTGGCAAGCAGGGCCGGGTGCCAGGGGCCGGGAAGCACGGCGGCGATGACCCGCAGCTTTTCCGTCGCCGCCAGCAGCGCGTGGCTGAAGGAAACGGATTCGTGCTGATTGTCGGCGCCATAACCGGCGGTGAAGCGGATCTGGCTGAGGGCGTAATCGAAGCCGCTCTGCTCGGCAATCTGTGCCAGCTTGCGGTTATACTCTATCCCCCAATGGGTCCGCTGCTCGATAGAACTGATGACCAAACCGCCGGAGACATTGGGAACCCAATAGGCAAATTTCAGCGGTTCTCTTTTCTGGTCTGACATATCCGTCTCCTCCATTGGGTTTCAAAAACAACCTGCAGCACTGCATGCGATCTCGCTGGCTGCATTGCGCAATATCTATAAACGATAGAAATAGTAGACAATAAATCAAAGGTCATATGCGCTGTCTGGTCGAGGCCAGTTGGAATAATTTGCTCAAAAACTCCGATGGATGAGACGGGTCTTGCCGCCTTGAAGTCTTGCAATGCAGCCGTGCAGTCGCCGGTTTTCTCCCTTGCATTTATTGGGAATCTTGAATAAATAAATTCAATCATTCAAGGAATATTGAAATATGGATCAAAAACAGGCTCTCTCCGCCTTTGCCGCTCTTTCTCAGGAAACCCGGCTGCTGATCGTCCGGATGCTGGTGGTGGCTGGGCCAGATGGCATGGCTGCCGGTGCGCTGGCCGAAAAAATCGACGTGTCGCCCTCCAATATCTCCTTTCACCTCAAGGAGCTTGAGCATTCCGGATTGATCGGCGCGCAACGGCAGTCACGGTCGATTATTTATACCGCAAATTATGCCGCCCTGGGCGGACTTGTCCGGTTTCTGATGGAGGATTGCTGCTCAGGACATCCTGAAATTTGCGTGCCGGTTGCCGAGCTTGCGGTTTGCTGTGCTCCGGGATCGGAGCCACCGGTTGCCACGTCATTGGAGCGATAACCTGATGTCCACATTCGAACGTTATCTGACGGTTTGGGTTTTCCTATGTATTATCATTGGTATCGTCCTCGGACATGCCATGCCCGGTGTGTTTCAGGTTATCGGGGCCGCCGAAATCGCCAAGGTCAATATCCCGGTCGCGGTGCTGATCTGGCTGATGATTATCCCGATGTTGATCAAGATCGATTTCGCAGCGCTTGGGCAGGTCGGCCGCCATTGGCGCGGCATCGGCGTCACGCTGTTCATCAATTGGGCGGTCAAGCCGTTCTCCATGGCGCTGCTCGGCTGGCTGTTCATCGGCACCCTGTTCCGGCCCCTGCTACCGGATGTACAGATCGACTCCTATATTGCCGGATTGATCATCCTGGCCGCTGCGCCCTGCACGGCGATGGTGTTCGTCTGGTCGAACCTGACGAAAGGCGAGCCGCATTTTACCCTTTCGCAGGTCGCATTGAACGATGCGATCATGGTCGTGGCCTTTGCGCCCATCGTCGGCTTGCTGCTTGGCCTGTCGGCCATCACCGTACCTTGGGATACCCTGGTGTTTTCGGTAGTTCTCTACATCATCCTTCCAGTGATCGCGGCGCAAATCCTCCGGCGCAGTCTGACCTCGTCCGGCTCTTCTGCCTCGCTTGACCGTTTGCTGAAGGTGCTGCAACCGATGTCGCTTGTGGCATTGCTGGTCACGCTGGTGTTGCTGTTCGGCTTCCAGGGCGAGCAGATCATTGCCCAGCCGACCATTATCGCCCTGTTGGCGGTGCCGATCCTCATCCAGGTCTATTTCAATTCGGGCCTGGCCTACCTGCTCAATCGTGTGACGGGCGAGCAACATTGCGTTGCCGGTCCTTCAGCCCTGATCGGCGCGTCGAACTTCTTCGAATTGGCGGTTGCCGCTGCCATCAGCCTGTTCGGCTTCAATTCTGGCGCGGCTCTCGCCACGGTCGTCGGGGTTCTCATTGAAGTGCCGGTCATGCTGTCTGTCGTCTGGATCGTCAATCGCAGCAAGGGCTGGTACGAGCGCGGCCCGGCTGTGCAGGCTGCCGGTCTTTCCAGAGCCCGAATTCAGGAAGCAAACACTCAAGAAAAGGCCCAGTCATGAACGCCACGATCTATCACAATCCCCAGTGCGGCACGTCCCGTAACACCCTGGCAATGATCCGCAATGCGGGCATTGAACCGCAGGTCATCGAGTATCTGACCAATCCGCCCACCCGCGCCGAATTGGCCCGGATGATCGCCGATGCCGGTCTCTCCGTGCGCGAAGCGATCCGGGAAAAGGGCACGCCCTATGCACAGCTCGGGCTGGATAATCCCGATCTCACCGACGAGCAATTGCTGGATGCCATGCTGGAACACCCGATCCTGATCAATCGTCCGTTCGTGATCACCCCGCTTGGGACGCGCCTGGCCCGGCCATCCGAACGGGTTCTGGAGATCCTGCCCGACACCCATCAAGGCGCGTTCACCAAGGAAGACGGTGAAATGGTTCTGGACAGCGAGGGCAAGCGCATTGTCTGATTTGCCAGCGGCTGTCGTACAGCATTTGAAGCATCCCGACATGGCGGCCTTGAGGCCGCCTGTCTCCACGCACAAGCCTCGAATCCTGATCCTGTATGGTTCTCTGCGGGCGGTGTCTTATAGCCGGTTATTGGCGCAGGAAGCGGGTCGGCTGCTGGAGCATTTCGGTTGCGAGGTGCGGATCTTCGATCCTGCGGGCTTACCATTGCCCGATGCAGAGCCGGTCAATCATCCGAAGGTTCAGGAATTGCGCGCGTTGTCGGCATGGTCGGAAGGCCAGGTCTGGGTCAGCCCGGAACGCCACGGCGCGATGACCGGGATTATGAAAAGCCAGATCGACTGGATTCCGCTTGCCATCGGTGCCGTGCGTCCGACCCAGGGCAAGACACTGGCTGTCATGCAGGTTTCGGGCGGATCGCAGTCGTTTAATGCGGTCAACCAGATGCGCATTCTTGGCCGCTGGATGCGGATGATCACCATTCCCAACCAATCCTCCGTTGCCAAGGCATTTCAGGAGTTTGACGCCGAGGGACGCATGAAACCCTCCTCCTATTACGACCGTGTCGTCGATGTCTGCGAGGAACTGGTGAAGTTTACGCTCCTGACACGGGATGCATCCGGCTATCTGACCGACCGCTATAGCGAGCGCAAGGACGCGGCTGAAAAGCTCGATACACTCACGGGCAACACAACATTATGAGCCTGATTAGGAGCCGTCGTGGTCGCTTGTCGCTGTCGACCGACCGGGGCGAGATCCTTGTGATCTTCGCTTTGGGGCTGACGCAAATCATCGGTTACGGCACGCTCTATTATAGTTTCAGTATTCTCGCCCCCGCGATGGGGGTGGATCTTGGCTGGTCGAGCGAATGGATTTTCGCAACTCTTTCCGCTGCTCTGCTGGCTGGCGGGCTGGCCGCGCCCTGGGTAGGGCGCATCATCGATGACCATGGTGCAGGTCGGGTCCTGACGGCGGGATCGCTGATGGCTGCGCTGTCCCTGGTTGCCTGCGCGCTTTCGCCGGGCAAGATTACGTTTGTGATGGCGCTGATCGTCGTCGAAATGGCATCGACCCTGGTGCAATACACGGCGGCTTTTGCCTTTCTTGTCCAGTTTCGGCCCCAGAGTGCGCAACGCAATATCACCTATCTGACCTTGATCGCCGGTTTTGCCTCAACGATTTTTTGGCCACTGACCTCGGCCCTTCATGCCGATCTCAGCTGGCGGCAGGTCTATCTGGTTTACGCGCTTCTGCATCTTGCCGTCTGCTTGCCGCTTCATCTGTGGCTGGCACGCCGGGTGGGTGAGCGCCGCGCACCAGTTATCGCTGCCAGCGCCACGCCACATCGTATCGTGGAAGGCGGGCTGCCCGACAGGTTGCGACCTGTCGCCTTTCTCCTGATGGTGACAGGTTTTGCGCTTGAAAGCTTCGTGAATGCGGCCTTGCTCGTGCATATGGTGCCGCTGTTGACGGCGCTCGGGCTTGGCTCTGCTGCTCTATTGGTCGGAACCCTGTTTGGCCCGTCACAGGTTCTCAGTCGCTTCACCAATATGATGTTTGGCCACGATCTGTCTCAACTGACATTGGCGTTGGTTTCTGCACTGCTGATGCCGGCGGCGATTGCTGTGCTGTTGTTGACAGCACCATCCTTTTCAGGCGCATTGATATTTGCGATCCTGTTCGGCTTGGGCTCTGGCCTTGGCAGCATCGTCCAGGGAACCCTGCCGCTGGCTTTGTTCGGCAGCGCCGGTTACGGCAGACGCCAGGGGCAAGTCACCGCCGTCCGGTTGGTTGTGTCTTCGACAGCGCCCTTCGCTTTCGCATGGATGATGGAAAAGATTGGTACGGATCTCGCCCTGGCGGTCAACACTGCCATTGGCGGTATTGCGGTCCTGGCCTTCCTGGCAATTGCACATTTGGACCGGCGTCAGCGCGCTGTGCCGACGTAGTATTCAGGGAAATCAAAGCGGTTTATCTCACAACGATCTTGCCGACGCTGAATAATCAAATCCCATCGGAACATTGCCGTCAGGCAATCACAAAGCGATACCCCACACCGGCCTCGGTGAGGATGATTGCCGGTTGGCTTTCGTCTTTTTCGATCTTGGCGCGGATCTGGCGAATAAAGACGCGCAGATATTGAAGGTCGTGGGCATGGGCCGGCCCCCACACCTCTTTCAGCAATGCGCCATGGGTCAGGACGCGGCCCGCATGGATGGCCAGCAGGCGCAGCAGATCATATTCCTTCGGCGTCAGCTTGACTGGCTGATCCGCCCTTGTGACGAGGCGATGGTCGATGTCGATGACGAGTTCACCACTGCGGATGATGGATTGGGCGGGTTCGGCCTGCGGTTTATGGCGAAGGGCGACGCGAATGCGAGCGGTCAATTCACCGATGCCGAAAGGTTTTTCGAGATAGTCGTCGGCACCGAGATCAAGGGCTGCGATTTTTTCGATTTCTCGGTCGCGCGCAGACAGCACGATGATCGGGATCGGGTTCCACTGACGCAATTGGGCGATCACGTCCTTGCCGTCCATATCAGGCAGGCCGAGATCGAGGATCAGCAGATCCGGCACGGCGGTTGCCACCAGCGCCAATGCCTGCTTGCCAGTATCAGCTTCAATCACCTCGTAACCCGCCGCCGCAAGGGCAGGGCGCAGGAACCGGAGGATCTGAGGCTCGTCATCAACGACGAGGATGCGTTGCCCTTTCATGCCTCAGTCCGGTCCTTTTCCATATTCTCCAGCGGAAAACGCAGGGTGAACCGCGTGCCTATCCGTTTCACCGCCGGGCTTTCGACGGTGATCGTGCCGCCCATCGCCTCGACAAAGCCCTTGGCAATGGCAAGGCCAAGACCTGTACCCGGCTTGCGGCCATCCGCTCCCTTGCCGCGACGGTAGAACTTTTCAAATATCCGGTCGATGTCTTTTTCCGAAATGCCCTTGCCCATGTCCGTTACCGAAAGCGATAGCGTTGCATCATCGGCGCGGGCATAGACGGTTACCGGCTCGCCGCCACCATGTTTGCAGGCATTGTCGATCAGGTTGAACAATACCTGCCCCAGAAGCAGGCTATCGGCCCGCACCAAAGGCAGGTCACGGGCAATGCTGGCGCTGATGTCAGTGCCCGGTGCGACACGGCGGGCACGGCCGATAGCATCCGAAATCACATCGTTCAAATCCACCCAATCGTGCTTGGCTTCCAAGGCGCCGGCCTCAATCCGGGTCATATCCAGCAGATTGCCGACGAAACGCGACAGCCTTTCACCCTCTTCCTCGATGGATTGCAGCAGGTCGCGGCGGCTTTCGACGGGCATCCGCTCGCCAAATTCCTTCAGACTGGTGACGGCGCCGGTAATGGTGGCAAGCGGCGTGCGCAGATCGTGGGAGATGGAAGACAGCAGCGTCGACTGGAACCGCTCGCGTTCCAGCCGCGCCTGATCCTCAACGCTGCGGATCGTCAGATTGGCCCGGTCGAGAGCAATCGTCACCTGGTCCAGAATGGCGGAAAGCGCTCGCTCTTCCATCGGATCAAGTGGCTCTCCGGTCATCTCGTGGCCGCAGACCGCCAGTGTGCCGGATGGACTGCGCAAGGGCCGAAATTGCAGTTTCGAATTCGGCAGAGTGCCGGTGCCAGCGCCCGCTGTCTCGCCTTTTTCAAGGGCAAACCGGGCCGCAGCCATTTCTGCCACGCCAAGCTCGGTATCCGGCGGCCAGCAGGAGCGTAAGGCGAGCGTGCCGTTTTGCGGCGAGAGCAAGGCGACGGGCCGCTTGATGATGCCGTTCAACTGGCTGACAGCGGTCCAGACCACGCCATCGGCATCCACCGTGCCTGCAAGCTTTGAAGAGACGTCATAGAGGATCTGCGTCTGTGTGGCGCGACGGGCCGCGATCTGTCCCTGGGCGCGTATCCGTGCGGCAATGCCACCAGCGATCAGCGCCGCTGCGATGAACATGATGAAGGCAAAGACTTCATGCGGTGCGGCGATGGTCAGGGTGAAAACCGGCGAGATGAAAAAGAAATTATAGGCCAGTGCCGACAGCACGGAGGTCAGAACGGCGGCGGCATAGCCCTCGCGCAGAGCTGAAACCAGCACGGCGAGCAGGAACAGCATCGACACATTCGGCAGCGCCACGAATTCGATGATGCCGCGTGCGCCGATGGCCGCCACCGTGGTTGTGAGCAGAGCGGTGATGATGTCCCTTGGCCGAACTGGTAAGGTTTTCAGGGAAAAGGCTTTCGTCCGCTGGGCGCGCTTTGCAGTCTCCGGCGCAGCTTCGCCGGTGATCAGATGTATACCCATGCCGGATCTGACTTCCAGCAAGGCATCCGGCAGGGAGTGGCGGAACAGCCTTTGCCAACGGGATCGCTTCGGTGCGCCGATGACGATCTGGGTGACGTGTTCCTTCTTGGCGAGACGCAGAATCTCGTGAACGAAATCGCGGCCCTGCACGCGCCGGGTTTCCGCACCAAGCCGTTCCGCCAGCCGAAACAGCTCTTCGATCCGGGTCTGGTCGTCGGGGTTATCATCTGCCTGGTCGGCCTGTTCCAGTGAAACGACCAGCCAGCGGGCATTCATGCCGGAGGCGAGATTGCTGGCGGTGCGCACCACTTTTTCCGAGAGCGCATCCGGGCCGATACAGACGAGAAGCCGTTCACCCGTGCGCCATGGTCCTTCAATGGCATTCTGCTTGAGATAATCGACCATTTGGTCATCGACCCGGTCGGCGGTGCGGCGCAAGGCCAGTTCGCGCAACGCGGTTAGATTGCCAAGCCGAAAGAAGCTGTCGGTGGCGCGGCGGGCATTATCGGGCAGATAGATCTTGCCCTCTCGCAGCCGGATGATCAATTCTTCGGGGGGCAGATCGATCAGCACGACCACATCGGCCTGTTTCAACACCCGGTCCGGCACCGTTTCCCGCACCTGGACGCCGGTGATTTGCGTGACGATTTCCGAGAGGCTTTCGAGATGCTGGATGTTCAGGGCCGTCCAGACATCGATTCCGGCGGCCAGAAGCTCCTCGATATCCTGATGGCGTTTCGGATGGCGGCTTTCCGGGACATTGCTATGGGCCAGCTCATCGACAAGGATGATTGCAGGACGACGGGCAAGCGCCGCGTCGATGTCGAATTCCTCCAGCACCCGGTCCTTGTAGGCAATCTGCTTGCGCGGCAGGGTTTCGAGACCGTCCGTCAGCAGTTCCGTTTCGCTGCGGCCATGGGGCTCCACCAGTCCGACGACGATATCGATGCCCGCCGTCTTTTGACCACGGGCACGCGACAGCATGGCATAGGTTTTTCCAACCCCGGGCGCAGCACCCAGAAAAATCGTCAGTTTTCCCCGTCCGTCCCGGTTGGCAAGCCCCAGCAGGGCGTCAGGATCGGGACGGCGGTTGGTGTCGCGCTGAGCGTCCGACATGAGTAGACCTTATTGAGTGGTTCCCGCCGCATCGAGCGCCATGTTCAGCCGCAATACATTGACCCTTGGCTCACCAATCACGCCAAGAAGCCGCGGTTGCACCTGGGCTTCCACCAGCGCCGCCACATCCTTTTCCGGCATGTTTCGGGCTTTGGCAACCAGCGCCACCTGCTGGCGGGCGTTTTCAGGCGTTATATCCGGGTCAAGGCCGGAAGCGGAAGAGGTGACAGCATCGGCAGGCACTGGCCCGCTGCGGCCGTTCGCTTGCCAGGCGGTGACGGCGGCGGCAATCTGGTCCTTCAGCTTCTGCGAGGTGGCGCCAAGATTGGTGCCGCCTGACGCCAGCGGATTATAGGGCGAATTGCTGGTCGCCGATGGACGCGAGGCGAAATAGCGCGGCGATGTGAAGGCCTGACCGATCAGGGCCGAGCCAACCACGGCATCGCCTTTCTTGATAATGCTGCCATTGGCCTGGGCGGGAAGCACCGTCTGGGCGATGCCGGTGATGGCCAGCGGATAGGCGAGGCCGCAAAGGACGGTAAACAGCACGGTCATGGTGATGGCGGGACGAAGATG
This genomic window contains:
- the arsK gene encoding arsenite efflux MFS transporter ArsK; amino-acid sequence: MSLIRSRRGRLSLSTDRGEILVIFALGLTQIIGYGTLYYSFSILAPAMGVDLGWSSEWIFATLSAALLAGGLAAPWVGRIIDDHGAGRVLTAGSLMAALSLVACALSPGKITFVMALIVVEMASTLVQYTAAFAFLVQFRPQSAQRNITYLTLIAGFASTIFWPLTSALHADLSWRQVYLVYALLHLAVCLPLHLWLARRVGERRAPVIAASATPHRIVEGGLPDRLRPVAFLLMVTGFALESFVNAALLVHMVPLLTALGLGSAALLVGTLFGPSQVLSRFTNMMFGHDLSQLTLALVSALLMPAAIAVLLLTAPSFSGALIFAILFGLGSGLGSIVQGTLPLALFGSAGYGRRQGQVTAVRLVVSSTAPFAFAWMMEKIGTDLALAVNTAIGGIAVLAFLAIAHLDRRQRAVPT
- the arsC gene encoding arsenate reductase (glutaredoxin) (This arsenate reductase requires both glutathione and glutaredoxin to convert arsenate to arsenite, after which the efflux transporter formed by ArsA and ArsB can extrude the arsenite from the cell, providing resistance.) gives rise to the protein MNATIYHNPQCGTSRNTLAMIRNAGIEPQVIEYLTNPPTRAELARMIADAGLSVREAIREKGTPYAQLGLDNPDLTDEQLLDAMLEHPILINRPFVITPLGTRLARPSERVLEILPDTHQGAFTKEDGEMVLDSEGKRIV
- a CDS encoding ArsR/SmtB family transcription factor; the protein is MDQKQALSAFAALSQETRLLIVRMLVVAGPDGMAAGALAEKIDVSPSNISFHLKELEHSGLIGAQRQSRSIIYTANYAALGGLVRFLMEDCCSGHPEICVPVAELAVCCAPGSEPPVATSLER
- the arsH gene encoding arsenical resistance protein ArsH, translating into MSDLPAAVVQHLKHPDMAALRPPVSTHKPRILILYGSLRAVSYSRLLAQEAGRLLEHFGCEVRIFDPAGLPLPDAEPVNHPKVQELRALSAWSEGQVWVSPERHGAMTGIMKSQIDWIPLAIGAVRPTQGKTLAVMQVSGGSQSFNAVNQMRILGRWMRMITIPNQSSVAKAFQEFDAEGRMKPSSYYDRVVDVCEELVKFTLLTRDASGYLTDRYSERKDAAEKLDTLTGNTTL
- a CDS encoding response regulator; the encoded protein is MKGQRILVVDDEPQILRFLRPALAAAGYEVIEADTGKQALALVATAVPDLLILDLGLPDMDGKDVIAQLRQWNPIPIIVLSARDREIEKIAALDLGADDYLEKPFGIGELTARIRVALRHKPQAEPAQSIIRSGELVIDIDHRLVTRADQPVKLTPKEYDLLRLLAIHAGRVLTHGALLKEVWGPAHAHDLQYLRVFIRQIRAKIEKDESQPAIILTEAGVGYRFVIA
- the arsB gene encoding ACR3 family arsenite efflux transporter, encoding MSTFERYLTVWVFLCIIIGIVLGHAMPGVFQVIGAAEIAKVNIPVAVLIWLMIIPMLIKIDFAALGQVGRHWRGIGVTLFINWAVKPFSMALLGWLFIGTLFRPLLPDVQIDSYIAGLIILAAAPCTAMVFVWSNLTKGEPHFTLSQVALNDAIMVVAFAPIVGLLLGLSAITVPWDTLVFSVVLYIILPVIAAQILRRSLTSSGSSASLDRLLKVLQPMSLVALLVTLVLLFGFQGEQIIAQPTIIALLAVPILIQVYFNSGLAYLLNRVTGEQHCVAGPSALIGASNFFELAVAAAISLFGFNSGAALATVVGVLIEVPVMLSVVWIVNRSKGWYERGPAVQAAGLSRARIQEANTQEKAQS
- the sfnG gene encoding dimethylsulfone monooxygenase SfnG, which produces MSDQKREPLKFAYWVPNVSGGLVISSIEQRTHWGIEYNRKLAQIAEQSGFDYALSQIRFTAGYGADNQHESVSFSHALLAATEKLRVIAAVLPGPWHPALLAKQIATISHLTNGRVDVNIVSGWFRGEFASIGEPWLDHDERYRRSEEFIRAIRGIWTEDTYNLRGDFYRFNDYSMKPKPEGGVPQVFQGGSSRAARDMAARVSDWYFTNGNTPEGLQAQVDDIRAKEKLFGKTWRTRIGMNAFGIVRDTEQEAQDTLKEIIDKAIPDAVNGFKHEVQNAGNASPEREGNWAKSTFQDLVQYNDGFKSNLIGTPQQVAERIIEHKRAGADLILMGFLHFQEEVEFFGKKVIPLVRELEAREDGALQAAE
- the kdpC gene encoding potassium-transporting ATPase subunit KdpC produces the protein MLSHLRPAITMTVLFTVLCGLAYPLAITGIAQTVLPAQANGSIIKKGDAVVGSALIGQAFTSPRYFASRPSATSNSPYNPLASGGTNLGATSQKLKDQIAAAVTAWQANGRSGPVPADAVTSSASGLDPDITPENARQQVALVAKARNMPEKDVAALVEAQVQPRLLGVIGEPRVNVLRLNMALDAAGTTQ
- a CDS encoding ATP-binding protein is translated as MSDAQRDTNRRPDPDALLGLANRDGRGKLTIFLGAAPGVGKTYAMLSRARGQKTAGIDIVVGLVEPHGRSETELLTDGLETLPRKQIAYKDRVLEEFDIDAALARRPAIILVDELAHSNVPESRHPKRHQDIEELLAAGIDVWTALNIQHLESLSEIVTQITGVQVRETVPDRVLKQADVVVLIDLPPEELIIRLREGKIYLPDNARRATDSFFRLGNLTALRELALRRTADRVDDQMVDYLKQNAIEGPWRTGERLLVCIGPDALSEKVVRTASNLASGMNARWLVVSLEQADQADDNPDDQTRIEELFRLAERLGAETRRVQGRDFVHEILRLAKKEHVTQIVIGAPKRSRWQRLFRHSLPDALLEVRSGMGIHLITGEAAPETAKRAQRTKAFSLKTLPVRPRDIITALLTTTVAAIGARGIIEFVALPNVSMLFLLAVLVSALREGYAAAVLTSVLSALAYNFFFISPVFTLTIAAPHEVFAFIMFIAAALIAGGIAARIRAQGQIAARRATQTQILYDVSSKLAGTVDADGVVWTAVSQLNGIIKRPVALLSPQNGTLALRSCWPPDTELGVAEMAAARFALEKGETAGAGTGTLPNSKLQFRPLRSPSGTLAVCGHEMTGEPLDPMEERALSAILDQVTIALDRANLTIRSVEDQARLERERFQSTLLSSISHDLRTPLATITGAVTSLKEFGERMPVESRRDLLQSIEEEGERLSRFVGNLLDMTRIEAGALEAKHDWVDLNDVISDAIGRARRVAPGTDISASIARDLPLVRADSLLLGQVLFNLIDNACKHGGGEPVTVYARADDATLSLSVTDMGKGISEKDIDRIFEKFYRRGKGADGRKPGTGLGLAIAKGFVEAMGGTITVESPAVKRIGTRFTLRFPLENMEKDRTEA